In Pseudomonas sp. Q1-7, the genomic window AGCCTGGCGTCGGCGCAGTCCCTGGCGGCGCGCTACAAGGACCTGGTCAGCGACCAGGCCGTGAGCAAGCAGGCCTACGACGAATCCCAGGCCGCCCGCCTGCAAGCCGAGGCCGCGCTGGAAAAGGCGAAGATCGACCTGCGCTACACCAGGGTGCTGGCCCCCATTTCCGGCCGCATCGGCCGTTCGGCGGTGACCGAGGGCGCCCTGGTGAACAACGGCCAGGCCGCTGCCATGGCCACCATCCAGCAACTCGACCCGATCTACGTCGACGTCACCCAGTCCACCAAGGACCTGCTGCGCCTGCGCCGCGAAATGGCCGAGGGCCAGTTGGAGAAGGCCGGCGACAGTGGTGCCAGGGTGTCCCTGCTGCTGGAGGACGGCAGCGAGTACCCGCACAAGGGCAAGCTGGAGTTTTCCGAAGTCGCGGTGGACGAAGGCACCGGTTCGGTGACCCTGCGCGCGGTCTTCCCCAACCCGGAACACACTCTGCTGCCGGGCATGTTCGTCCATGCCCGCCTGGGTTCGGCGGTCAAGCAGGAAGCCATCCTCGCGCCGCAACAGGGCGTGACCCGCGACCTCAAGGGCCAGGCCACCGCCCTGGTGGTGAACGCCGAGAACAAGGTGGAACTGCGCCGCCTCAAGGCCGAACGCACCGTCGGCGACCGTTGGCTGGTCAGCGAGGGGCTCGCCCCCGGCGACCGTTTGATCACCGAAGGCCTGCAATTCGTGCGCCCGGGGATCGAAGTCAACGCCGCGCCGGCGACCAATGTGGCGGCCCAACCTTCCGCGAGCGACAACCTGGCCAAGAGCCACTGAGGAGTCCCAGATGTCGAGATTCTTCATTGATCGCCCGATCTTCGCCTGGGTGATCGCGCTGGTGATCATGCTTGCCGGCGGCCTGTCCATCCTCAAGCTGCCGATCAACCAGTACCCCAGCATCGCCGCACCCGCCGTGGGTATCCAGGTCAGCTACCCCGGCGCTTCGGCGCAGACGGTACAGGACACCGTGGTGCAGGTGATCGAGCAGCAGCTCAACGGCATCGACGGCCTGCGCTACATCTCCTCGGAGAGCAACTCCGACGGCAGCATGACCATCACCGCCACCTTCGAGCAGGGCACCAACCCCGACATCGCCCAGGTGCAGGTGCAGAACAAGCTGCAACTGGCCACCCCGCTGCTGCCCCAGGAAGTGCAGCAGCAGGGCATCCGCGTGACCAAGTCGGTGAAGAACTTCCTGCTGGTCATCGGCGTCGTCTCCGAAGACGGCAGCATGGACAAGAACGACCTGGCCAACTACATCGTCTCCAACATCCAGGACCCGATCTCGCGGACCAAGGGCGTGGGCGACTTCCAGGTGTTCGGCGCCCAGTACGCCATGCGCATCTGGCTGGACCCGGCACGGCTGAACAACTACCAGCTGACTCCGGTGGACGTGAAGACCGCCATCCAGGCGCAGAACGTGCAGATCTCCTCCGGCCAGCTCGGCGGCCTGCCCGCCTCCCCCGGCACCCAGCTGAACGCCACCATCATCGGCAAGACCCGCCTGCAGACCCCCGAACAGTTCGGCGCCATCCTGCTCAAGGTGAACCGTGACGGTTCCCAGGTGCGCCTGCGCGATGTGGCGAAGATCGAACTGGGCGGCGAGAACTACAGCATCAGCGCCCAGTTCAACGGCAAGCCGGCCTCCGGCATGGCCATCAAGCTGGCCACCGGCGCCAACGCCCTGGACACCGCCAGGGCGATCCGCGCCACCATCGCCGAGCTGGAACCCTTCATGCCCGCGGGTATGCAAGTGGTCTTCCCCTACGACACCACCCCGGTGGTCTCCGCCTCCATCGAAGGCGTGGTGCATACCCTGGGCGAGGCCATCGTCCTGGTGTTCCTGGTGATGTACCTGTTCCTGCAGAACTTCCGCGCCACCATCATCCCCACCCTGGCGGTGCCGGTGGTGCTGCTCGGCACCTTCGGCGTGCTGGCGATGTTCGGCTTCACCATCAACACCCTGACCATGTTCGCCATGGTGCTGGCCATCGGCCTGCTGGTGGACGACGCCATCGTGGTCGTGGAGAACGTCGAACGGGTGATGGCCGAGGAAGGCCTCTCGCCCCTGGAAGCCACCCGCAAGTCCATGGGCCAGATCCAGGGCGCGCTGGTGGGCATCGCCCTGGTGCTCTCGGCGGTGTTCCTGCCGATGGCCTTCTTCGGCGGCTCCACCGGCGTGATCTACCGGCAGTTCTCCATCACCATCGTCTCGGCCATGGCCCTGTCGGTGCTGGTGGCGCTGATCTTCACCCCGGCCCTCTGTGCCACCCTGCTCAAGCCCATCGCCAAGGGCCACCACGAGAAGCGCGGCTTCTTCGGCTGGTTCAACCGCAGCTTCGACCGCAGCGTGCAAAGCTACGAGCGCGGCGTGCGCGGCATCCTCAAACGCAAGGCGCCCTACCTCGCCCTGTATCTGGTGATCATCGTCGCCATGGGCTGGCTGTTCACCCGCATCCCCACCGCCTTCCTGCCCGAGGAAGACCAGGGCGTGCTGTTCGCCCAGGTGCAGACCCCGTCCGGTGCCAGCGCCGAGCGCACCCAGGCGGTGGTGGACCAGATGCGCGAATACCTGCTGGAAAACGAGAAGGACACCGTGAAATCCGTGTTCACCGTGACCGGCTTCAACTTCGCCGGCCGCGGCCAGAGCTCGGGCATGGCCTTCATCATGCTCAAGCCCTGGGAAGAGCGCACCGCCGAAGGCCAGAGCGTGTTCGATCTGGCCCAGCGCGCGCAGAAGCACTTCTTCAGCTTCCGCGACGCCATGGTCTTCGCCTTCGCCCCGCCGGCGGTGATGGAGCTGGGCAACGCCACCGGCTTCAACCTGTTCCTCCAGGACCGCGCCGGCATCGGCCACGAAGCGCTGAACACCGCCCGCGACCAGTTCCTCGAACTGGCGGCGAAGAACCCGGTACTCAACCGCGTGCGCGCCAACGGCCTGCGCGACGAACCGCAGTACCAGTTGCTGATCGACGACGAAAAGGCCCGCGCCCACGGCGTCTCCCTGTCCGACATCAACAACACCGTGTCCATCGCCTGGGGCGCCAGCTACGTCAACGACTTCATCGACCGTGGTCGGGTGAAGAAGGTCTACCTGCAGGGCGAACCCGAAGCGCGGATGAACCCGGAAGACCTGAACAAGTGGTACGTACGCAACGACCAGGGCCAGATGGTGCCGTTCAGCGCCTTCGCCAGCGGCGAATGGACCTACGGCGCGCCCAAGCTGGCCCGTTACAACGGCGTGCCGGCGGTGGAAATCCTCGGCGAGGCGGCTCCGGGCCACAGCTCGGGTGAAGCCATGGCCGCGGTGGAAGAAATCGCCAAGCAGCTGCCGGCGGGCGTCGGTTATTCCTGGACCGGCCTCTCCTACGAGGAGCGCCTGTCCGGCGCCCAGGCCCCGGCCCTCTATGCGCTGTCGCTGCTGGTGGTGTTCCTCTGCCTGGCGGCGCTCTACGAGAGCTGGTCGATCCCCTTCTCGGTGATGCTGGTGGTGCCGCTCGGCGTGATCGGCGCACTGCTGTTCACCAGCCTGCGCGGCCTGTCCAACGACGTGTTCTTCCAGGTCGGCCTGCTCACCACCATCGGTCTCTCGGCGAAAAACGCGATCCTTATCGTCGAGTTCGCCAAGGAACTGCACGAACAGGGCAAGAGCCTGTTCGACGCCGCCGTGGAAGCCTGCCGCATGCGCCTGCGCCCGATCATCATGACCTCGCTGGCGTTCATCCTCGGCGTGGTGCCCCTGGCCATCTCCAACGGCGCCGGTTCCGGCAGCCAGCACGCCATCGGTACCGGCGTGATCGGCGGCATGCTCACCGCCACCGTCCTGGCCATCTTCTGGGTGCCGCTGTTCTACGTGCTGGTCTGTTCGCTGTTCAAGGACAAGGCGAGCAAGGCCGCAATCAAGAAGGAGGCCCTGCAGTGAGGCGTTCCCTGTTATCCCTCGCGGTCGCCGGCCTCCTGCTCGGCGGCTGCTCCATGATCCCCGACTACCAGCGCCCGGACGCCCCGGTGGCGGCCGACTGGCCCCAGGGCGAGGCCTATGGCAACGGCGCGGCCCAGGTGAACACCGCCGCCGCCGACCTCGACTGGCGCGCATTCTTCCAGGACCCGGCGCTGCGCCAACTGGTGCAATTGGCCCTGGACAACAACCGTGACCTGCGCACCGCCGCGCTGAATGTCGAGGCGTACCGCGCGTTGCACCGCATCCAGCGCTCCGAGCTGTTCCCCAGCCTTTCCGCCGACGGCGGTGCCACCCGCCAGCGCACGCCGGGCATCATGAGCCAGAGTGGCGAGGCCGACACCAGCAGCACCTACAGCGCCACCCTCGGCACCAATGCCTGGGAACTGGACTTCTTCGGCCGCCTGCGCAGCCTCGATGAGCAAGCGCTGCAACAATACTTCGCCACCGAACAGGCCCGTCGCAGCACCCAGATCAGCCTGGTGGCCGCGGTGGCCACCGCCTACCTCGACTGGCAGGCCGACCAGGCCCTGCTGCAACTGACCCGCGACACCCTCAAGACCTACCAGGAAAGCTACGCCCTCACCCAGCGCAGCTTCGACGTCGGCGTGGCCGACGCCCTGGCCCTGAGCCAGGCGCGCACCGCCGTGGAAAGCGCCCAGGTCAGCCTGGCGCAGTACACCCGCCTGGTGGCCCAGGACCGCAACGCCCTGACCCAGTTGCTGGGCACCGGCCTTCCGGCCGACCTGCCGAAAGGCCTGGCGCTGGATGCCGACCTGCTGGCCGAAGTGCCGCCGGGGCTGCCCTCCGACCTGCTGCAGCGCCGCCCGGACCTGGTCCAGGCCGAGCACCTGCTGAAGGCGGCCAATGCCAACATCGGCGCCGCCCGCGCGGCCTTCTTCCCCAGCGTCAGCCTGACCGCCAACGCCGGCACCATGAGCAACGAACTGTCCGGCCTGTTCGATGCCGGCTCCGGCAGTTGGCTGTTCCAGCCGAGCATCAGCCTGCCGATCTTCACCGCCGGCCGGCTGAAGGCGAACCTGGACTACAGCGAGCTGCAGAAAGACATCCAGGTGGCGCAGTACGAGAAGGCCATCCAGGTCGCCTTCCAGGAAGTCGCCGACGGCCTCGCCGCCCGCACCACCTACCAGCAACAGCTCGGCGCCCAGCGCGACCTGGTGACCACCACCGAGGAGTACTACCGCCTCGCCGAACGCCGCTACCGCACCGGCGTGGACAGTTACCTGACCCTGCTGGACGCCCAGCGCCAACTGTTCAGCGCGCGCCAGCAACTGATCGGCGACCGCCTCAACCAGTTGGCCAGCGAGGTGAACCTGTACAAGGCCCTCGGCGGCGGCTGGAAGGAACCGGGGGAAAGCACCCCGAGCGCTTGACCCGCGACACCCCGATCCTCATGGACGAGGAATCCACGCGGCGCCCCTGCCCTTCTTGGCGGGGGCGTTTTTTTGGGGACTGACTGGCTCCGTACGACGCCCCTCCCCCACCCTCTCGCAGAGGTAGCGGGGTGACTCGCGCTGGCCCCCACCCAACGATCGCAACCCGCTGGGAAATGCGCTGACAGGCTCTCCGAACGCCCGCATCAGCGCCCTCAAATCGGGCAGAAACCCCGGAAATCCCCATGCCATTCATGAACTTGCAAGCGCCCGCCGGTCCAATTCCTCGCCACCTGTCAGCCCGCCGCCGCAGGCTGTAATAAAAGCCGATCCTGATTTTCCAACTCGTGGGGAGGCGAGTGGGAAACACGAGGACACGACGATGAAATCGACATTCAACATGACGACCCTCAGCGGCCTGCTGTTGGCCCTGGCGGTGACAACGGGACCGGGCGCAGCCCTGGCGGAGAATGGAAGCGACCGCCTGGACGAGTACCGGATACGCAACCAGCAACTCTTGCAAATGCGGGAAGACTCCAGCGAAAGATTCTCCCGAATGGTGGAGCAACAGCCGACCGCGGCCGGCTACCAGGTTGACGACATGCAGTCGGAGACACGGCGTCCACCCAAGTACCAATCCTGGATCCACCAGCAGAGGGTCGAGTTCGGCAAGTGACCTGAACCGCCCGCCGGATGCGCCCCTCCGCGCACCCGGTGGGCAGCGACCCACGCCTTTTCCGACAATCGGCGTCCCCCGAGCAGGCCCGTTCCAGAGCCCTGCCGTCACGCGGTCCGTTACGTGCGCCGCGCCATGCGTCTCCTGCGGCTTGCAGGGGCGGCCGGCATGCCCCTAGTGTGCAACCCATCCCCGCACCGGTGGAGGGGGCTCCTTTCCCCGGACATTCGCTCAACGGATTGATTCACTGAACCCGGCCCCGGCCGCTTTCACCCTGGAGAGTCAACCCGTTGCAGAAGCCCGCCTGCCGCCGCTTCGGCTCGCCCCTGTTCTGGCCCCTGTTCACCCTGACCCTGTTCGGCGCTGGCCTGCTGCTGGGCGCTGCCGACGCCAAGGCCGCCTGGAGCAGCCTCGAACCCGTGCTGCGCAAGGCAGAGAAACGTTTCGGACGCAATGGCCCGGCCAAGGATCGCCTGCACGCCTGGCGCGACCTGCTGGAAAGCGCCGGCCGGCTTCCCGAGCGCGAACGACTGCGGGCGGTCAATCGCGAGATCAACCGCCAGGTGCGCTTCGCCGACGACACCGTGGTCTGGCAACGCCGCGACTACTGGGCGACGCCCCTGGAAACCCTGGCCAGGGGCGCCGGCGACTGCGAGGACTTCGCCCTGGCCAAGTACTTCACCCTGCTGCAGCTCGGCATCGCCCCGGACAAACTGCGCCTGACCTACGCCCGTGCGCTGGAACTGAACCAGGCCCATATGGTGCTCACCTACCAGGATGGGCCGGACGCCACCCCGCTGGTGCTGGACAACCTGGTGGACGAGATTCTCCCCGTCGCGCAGCGCAGGGACCTCGCCCTGCGCTACGCCTTCGACGGCCAGGGGCTTTACAGCCTCAAGGGCGACGCGCCGAAGCGCATCGGCAACACCGCCGAACTGCCGGTCTGGCAGGGCCTGCTGGCGCGGATGGAACGGGAAGGCTTCGCGCCCTGAACCGATCCCCCATGAGGGTTCGATGCCATCGCGGGCGGGTGCCGAGGAACGAGGCCCAACGCGGGACGCCGTCTGTTGCCCCGACCTCAAGCCGATTTCTTCACGATCGCCTCGGCAATGCTCGCCGGCACTTCGGCGTAACGGGCGAACTCCATGGAGAAGCTGGCGCGGCCCTGTGACATGGAGCGCACGTCGGTGGCGTAGCCGAACATTTCGCCCAGGGGCACTTCGGCGCGGATGATCTTGCCGGAGACGCCGTCGTCCATGCCGTGGATCAGGCCACGGCGGCGGTTGAGGTCGCCCATGATGTCGCCCATGTAGTCCTCGGGGGTGACGACCTCCAGCTTCATCACCGGCTCCAGCAACACCGCGCCGCCCTTCTGCGACAGCTGTTTGGTGGCCATGGAGGCGGCAATCTTGAAGGCCATCTCGCTGGAGTCCACGTCGTGGTAGGAGCCGTCGAACACGGCGGCTTTCAGGCCGATCAGCGGGTAGCCGGCGAGCACGCCGTTCTTCATCTGCTCCTCGATGCCCTTCTGGATGGCCGGGACGAACTCGCGGGGCACCACGCCGCCCACCACCTCGTTGACGAACGCCAGGCCTTCCTGGCCTTCGTCCGCCGGGGCGAAGCGGATCCAGCAATGGCCGTACTGGCCGCGCCCACCGGACTGGCGGACGAATTTGCCTTCGATCTCACAGGTCTTGCGGATGGTCTCGCGGTAGGCCACCTGGGGTTTGCCGGTGTTGGCCTCGACGTTGAACTCGCGCTTCATGCGGTCGACGATGATGTCCAGGTGCAGCTCGCCCATGCCGGAAATGATGGTCTGCCCGGTTTCTTCGTCGGTCTTGACCCGGAACGACGGGTCTTCCTGGGCCAGGCGGCCGAGGGCGATGCCCATCTTTTCCTGGTCGGCCTTGGTCTTGGGTTCCACGGCGATGGAAATCACCGGCTCGGGGAAGTCCATGCGTTCGAGGATGATCGGTTTGTTCAGGTCGCACAGGGTATCGCCGGTGGTGACGTCCTTCATGCCGATCAGCGCGGCGATGTCGCCGGCCCGCACTTCCTTGATCTCGGCACGGTGATTGGCGTGCATCTGCACCATGCGCCCGACCCGCTCCTTCTTGCCCTTCACCGAGTTGAGCACGGCGTCCCCTGAATTCAGCACGCCGGAATAGACGCGGACGAAAGTCAGGGTGCCGACGAAGGGGTCGGTGGCGATCTTGAAGGCCAGGGAAGAAAACGGTTCGCCATCATCGGCGTGGCGTTCGTCTTCCTTCTCCGGATCGTCCGGGTGGGTGCCACGGATGGACGGAATCTCGGTGGGTGCCGGCAGCAGTTCGACCACGGCATCCAGCACCAGCGGCACGCCCTTGTTCTTGAACGACGAACCGCACACCGCCGGCACCACTTCGCAGGACAGGGTGCGGATGCGCAGGCCGGTCTTGATCTCGTCCTGGCTCAGGTCGCCCTCGTCCAGGTACTTGGTCATCAGTTCCTCGTTGGCCTCCGCCGCCACTTCCAGCATCACGCTGCGCCAATGACGGGCCTCGTCCAACAGCTCGGCGGGAATCTCCTCCTCGCGGAAGCTGGCGCCCTGGTCGGCGTCGTTCCAGTAGATGGCCTTCATGCGGATCAGGTCGATCTGGCCGTTGAAGTGCTCTTCCTGGCCGATGGGCAACTGGATCGGCACCGGGGTGTGGCCAAGGCGTTTCTTGATCTGCTCCACCACCCGCAGGAAGTCGGCACCGGCGCGGTCCATCTTGTTCACGTAGGCGATGCGCGGCACATGGTACTTGTCGGCCTGCCGCCACACGGTCTCCGACTGCGGCTCCACACCGTCGGCGCCGCTGAACACCACCACCGCGCCGTCCAGCACCCGCAGCGAACGCTCCACCTCGATGGTGAAGTCGACGTGGCCGGGGGTGTCGATGATGTTGATGCGGAACTTGTCCAACTGCTTGCGCGAGCCGCTCCAGAAGGCGGTGGTGGCCGCCGAGGTGATGGTGATGCCGCGCTCCTGCTCCTGGACCATCCAGTCCATGGTCGCGGCGCCGTCGTGCACCTCGCCCATCTTGTGGTTGACCCCGGTGTAATAGAGCACCCGCTCGGTGGTGGTGGTCTTGCCGGCATCCACGTGGGCCACTATGCCGATATTGCGGTAATGGCTGATGGGGGTTGTACGGGCCATGGCGATCACCTCAGTGCGGGTTCGTGGGGTGTGGCGAGACCGCACGCTATCCGCCGATACCGCCAGGCATCGGACGCGGGAGCGTAGGGTTGTGCGCAGCCGAACCGGACGGTCCCGCTGCAAGGGCACGGCGCGGCCTCTGGCCGGCACCTCCCCCTCTCCTAACGCTAGCACTGCCATCGCCTTGCCACCGGCCACTCATCCGGACGCCAGGGACCGAACCCAGACCTATACTCAAGGGCCCGGTAGGGTGATGGCATGTCCCGTCCCCCGGCCACGACGGCCGTCGCCAGCCGGTGGCGGCGCCCTTTCATAACCAGCATCCAGGAGGTCGAACATGGCTATCCGCATTGGTGACGAAGCGCCCGATTTCACCGCCGACAGCACCGAAGGCACGATCAACTTCCACCAGTGGATCGGTGACCAGTGGGCCATCCTGTTCTCTCACCCCAAGGACTTCACCCCGGTCTGCACCACCGAGCTGGGCTACATGGCCAGGCTCAAGCCCGAGTTCGACAAGCGCAACACCAAGGTGGTGGGGCTTTCCGTGGATCCGGTCAGCGACCACCGGCGCTGGGTCGGCGACATCGAGGAAACCCAGGGTCATGCGGTGAACTACCCGATGATCGGCGATGACAATCTGGTGGTGGCCAAGCTCTACGACATGATCCACCCCAATGCCAGCCCGGGCCCGCGCACCGCCGTGGACAACGCCACGGTGCGTTCGGTGTTCATCATCGGCCCGGACAAGAAGGTCAAGGCCATGCTGGTCTACCCCATGAGCGCCGGGCGCAACTTCGACGAGGTGCTGCGCCTGTTGGACTCCCTGCAGCTCAACGCCAAGCACACGGTGGCGACCCCGGTGAACTGGCGACCGGGCGATGACGTGATCATCCCCACCTCGGTCTCCGACGAAGACGCGAGGAAGAAGTACCCCGAGGGCTTCAAGACCCTGAAACCCTACCTGCGGGTCGTCGCCCAGCCGAAATGACCGCCGCGCGCCCTCCGCCCGGAGGGCGCGCCCCGGCCAGTCCGGCTCGTCCTCCATGGTCAGCGCGACGTTCCGCTTCTACGAGGAGCTCAACGACTTCCTTCCCGCCGAGCGCCGCCGGCGTTCCTTCACCTGTGCCTGCGCGCGGGCGGCGACGGTCAAGCACATGATCGAAGCCCTGGGCGTGCCGCACACGGAGGTGGAACTGGTGCTGCTCAATGGCGAATCGGTGGGGTTCGAGCGGGTGATCCTGGATGGCGACCGGGTGGCGGTCTATCCCAAGTTCGAGGCCCTGGACATCCGCCCGCTGCTCAAGGTCCGCGCCCACCCGCTGCGGGTGCTGCGCTTCATCGCCGACGCCCACCTGGGCGGCCTGGCCAGCCTGCTGCGCATGAGCGGCTTCGACACCCTCTACGACAACGGCTTCGAGGACGGCCAGATCGCCGAGATCGCCGCCGCGCAAGGCCGCATCGTGCTCACCCGCGACCGCGAACTGCTCAAGCGCCGCATCATCACCCACGGCTGCTACGTGCACGCGCTCAAACCCGCGCTGCAACTGCGCGAGCTGTTCGAACGCCTGGACCTGGCCCGCAGCGCCAACCCCTTCAGCCTGTGCCTGCACTGCAACCGGCCGCTGCGGGAAATCGCCCCGGAACTCGCCCGTCCGCGCCTGCCACCGCGCATCGCCGCGCTCTATTCACGCTTCCTCAGTTGCGACGCCTGCGAACGCCTGTACTGGGAAGGCTCCCACTGGCGCAGCATGTGCGTCCTGCTGGAACCCCTGCTGTCTGTGGATAAGTCCGACGAAGCCTGACCGGCGGTTACCCACAAAGCCAGTGGATGAAGTTGTGGATAAGCTGTCGGGCGATGGCCAGAGGCCAGAAGTGGCGCGGGGCGACCTGGGTCGGGTCAATTTCTGAGCGGATTCAAGCGTTTAGAGCAACGCAACAACCCAAAACCTGTGGGAGCGAATTCATTCGCGAAGGGCAGCGTAGCTGCCCCTTGTGGATCCACAGGGCAGACCTTCGGCCTGCATTCGCGAATGAATTCGCTCCCACAAGAAGGATTGGGGAAACGGTTCAGCGCCTACAACGTCATCCGCGCCCTGCGCGACTGCTGCCCCAGCGGAGTCGCCGCCGGCTGGCGAATCAGCGCCTCGCGCCAGGCATGGGTCGTGGCGCCGTCCACGTCCTGTAGCAACGTCACCTTGCCTGCCACCAGAGTCGCCACCGGCACGCCGTCGCGGAACAGCAGGCGATTGCCCGCCAGCGCCGGCACCTTGGCGCCCGGCAGCAGGGTGCCGAGCAGGTTCAGCGGATCGCAGGCGGACAGGCTGACCAGGCCGCCGTCCAGCGGACGCTTGCGCACGTCGCGCAGCAGGCCCACGGCGTCCGGCAGGGCGAACTGCTCGCCCGACACGCCGGCGACGAAGCGGCCGCCGCGAATTTCCCCGCGTGCTTCCAGGCGGTGGTAGACCCGCAGCAGGTCGCGCCACGGCGGCAACCAGCCGGCCTCCCGTTCCAGCAGATGCCAGCCCACCACACCATAGCGGCGCAGCAGGCTGCGGGCGACATGCTCCAGGGCCTCGGCGGGAACCTTGCCGCCGCCCTCCTCCGCCTTGCCACGCAGCAGCGACCAACGTCCGGCGTCCTGCATGTTGGCCAGGGCCAGGCGCGCGCGGCGGTCATGGCGGCTGCGGCGGGCCGCCGGCAGCAACAGCGAACGCAGGCCGGCGAAGCTGTCGGCATTGGCCAGGCCCAGGGCCACCAGTTCGCCGAGACAGTCCTCCAGCTCACTGCGCAACAGGTGCGCCTCGTCCATCAGCTCATCGAAGAACAGCGCGCCCTGGCTGGCCAGCACCTGGCGCACGCGCTCGGCGCGGGGCGAGGGTTCGGCCGTGGGCAGGTCGTGCAGGCAGGCCCGCCAGAGGCCGAGGCTCTTGCGCGGCAGCAACAGAATCGGCGTGCCGCGTACCGGCCCGGCGGCCGTCTTGCCCCGTCCGCCGAGGCGACACCAGACGATGCGTCCGGCGCGGCAGAGATCGTCGAGCCAGTTGATGCCGTAGTCGGCCACCCGGCTCGGCAGTATCTCGCTCTCCCAGGCGCCGGCCGCCGCCTCGAAGCCTTCCAGTTGCCCCAGCACGCCGGCCAGAGCCTCGGCGCCGCGGACCTGGGCCGTGGGCGCGACGCGCTGCCAATCGAACAGGAAGCGCATGAAGTCGGCCCGCTCCACGGGTTCGATCTCCCGGCGCAGACGCTTGACCGTGTAGCGGTGGATGCGCGCCAGCAGGTGGCGTTCGCACCATTCATCCTCCCCGACGCCAGGGGTAAAACGGCCGCGCAGCACCTGGCCTTCGCGCTCCAGGCTGGCCAGGGCATAAGCCAGGCCGCCGGACTCCTGGCGCAAGTCGGCCGCCAGCCGCGCCAGGGTCAGCGGGCCATAACCGCCCAGGCGCGCCCGCGCCACGTCCACCAGGGCCACTTCGGCTTCCCAAGGTGCAGTGAAACCCTCCGGCGCGACGATGGATGGTTTCAGGCGCGCCTGTGGATAGAGCGCCTGCAGTTGGACCAGGCGTTCGGCCGCCAGCCACAGCGCGGGTTCGTCATTCACGTACAGACACGTGGCGCGGCGGGCCTTGGCCAGTTGCGCGAGCCAGCCAGCCCAACCGTCGTTGGCCGCCACCTCGGCCGGGGTAATGCAGGCCAGGGCCAGCAAGGCCTCGTGCATCTCATCGGCATCGCGCACCTGGGGCCAGGCTTCCTCGGCCACGGCGGCGATGGCCTCGGCATCCAGCGCGCCGAGGTCGTCGGCGGACGCCGGGTCGGTCCAGCGGCGGTTCTGCACGGCCTGGGTACGGCGCTCTTCCAGGGGCGCGTCGTCGAGGAAGGCATAGGGCCGCGCACCGAGGATTTCCGCCGCCAGTGCCGAGGGCGCCGGCAGGTCGCGGGCCACCAGCTCCACATCGCCGCGCTCCATGCGCCGCAGCAGCGCCAGCCAACCCTCGGCGTCCATGGCCTCGTGCAGGCAGTCGTCGAGGGTCTGGGCCACCAGGGGGTGGTCGGGAATCTCGCGCTCGCCCACCAGGTTCTCCTGGCAGGCCACCTGGTCGGGGAAGACGCTGGCCAGCAGGTCTTCGCTGCGCATGCGCTGGATCTGCGGCGCCACCTTGCGGCCCCCGCTGTAGCGCGGCAGCGCCAGGGCGGCGGAGGCGTTCCAGCGCCAGCGCACGCCGAACAGCGGCGCATCGAGAATGGCCTGGATCAGCAGGTGCTCGGCACTGTTGGCATGCAGGTAGCGCCAGACCTCTTCCAGCGGAAAGCTGTGGCTGGTGGACAGGGACAGGATCAGCGCGTCCTCGGTGGCCGCGGCCTGCAGCTCGAAGTTGAAGCTGCGGCAGAAGCGCTTGCGCAGTGCCAGGCCCCAGGCGCGATTGAGCCGGCTGCCGAAGGGCGAATGGATGATCAGCTGCATGCCGCCGGTTTCGTCGAAGAAG contains:
- the fusA gene encoding elongation factor G produces the protein MARTTPISHYRNIGIVAHVDAGKTTTTERVLYYTGVNHKMGEVHDGAATMDWMVQEQERGITITSAATTAFWSGSRKQLDKFRINIIDTPGHVDFTIEVERSLRVLDGAVVVFSGADGVEPQSETVWRQADKYHVPRIAYVNKMDRAGADFLRVVEQIKKRLGHTPVPIQLPIGQEEHFNGQIDLIRMKAIYWNDADQGASFREEEIPAELLDEARHWRSVMLEVAAEANEELMTKYLDEGDLSQDEIKTGLRIRTLSCEVVPAVCGSSFKNKGVPLVLDAVVELLPAPTEIPSIRGTHPDDPEKEDERHADDGEPFSSLAFKIATDPFVGTLTFVRVYSGVLNSGDAVLNSVKGKKERVGRMVQMHANHRAEIKEVRAGDIAALIGMKDVTTGDTLCDLNKPIILERMDFPEPVISIAVEPKTKADQEKMGIALGRLAQEDPSFRVKTDEETGQTIISGMGELHLDIIVDRMKREFNVEANTGKPQVAYRETIRKTCEIEGKFVRQSGGRGQYGHCWIRFAPADEGQEGLAFVNEVVGGVVPREFVPAIQKGIEEQMKNGVLAGYPLIGLKAAVFDGSYHDVDSSEMAFKIAASMATKQLSQKGGAVLLEPVMKLEVVTPEDYMGDIMGDLNRRRGLIHGMDDGVSGKIIRAEVPLGEMFGYATDVRSMSQGRASFSMEFARYAEVPASIAEAIVKKSA
- a CDS encoding peroxiredoxin, producing MAIRIGDEAPDFTADSTEGTINFHQWIGDQWAILFSHPKDFTPVCTTELGYMARLKPEFDKRNTKVVGLSVDPVSDHRRWVGDIEETQGHAVNYPMIGDDNLVVAKLYDMIHPNASPGPRTAVDNATVRSVFIIGPDKKVKAMLVYPMSAGRNFDEVLRLLDSLQLNAKHTVATPVNWRPGDDVIIPTSVSDEDARKKYPEGFKTLKPYLRVVAQPK
- a CDS encoding Mut7-C RNAse domain-containing protein yields the protein MVSATFRFYEELNDFLPAERRRRSFTCACARAATVKHMIEALGVPHTEVELVLLNGESVGFERVILDGDRVAVYPKFEALDIRPLLKVRAHPLRVLRFIADAHLGGLASLLRMSGFDTLYDNGFEDGQIAEIAAAQGRIVLTRDRELLKRRIITHGCYVHALKPALQLRELFERLDLARSANPFSLCLHCNRPLREIAPELARPRLPPRIAALYSRFLSCDACERLYWEGSHWRSMCVLLEPLLSVDKSDEA